Part of the Devosia sp. SL43 genome, CCATCTTCGGCGGTGAGCTAACGCTGTCGCGCTTCGGCGAGAATGGCATGGCCCAGGATCCTGCCGATGCAGACAAGATCATGCACGGGCAGCTGGAGACGGCCAACGGCTTCACGCTAATGGCCTCCGATGCCCCACCCGGCATGCCGCTGAGCGAAGGCAGCAGCATGTCGGTATCGCTTAGCGGTGACGACGAAGCCACCTTGCGTGGCTACTGGAACGGTCTGGTCGCTGGCGGCCAGGTAACTGTGCCGCTGGAGAAGGCGCCTTGGGGCGACACCTTCGGCATGCTGACGGACAAGTTCGGCATTGCCTGGCTCGTCAACATCAGCGGCACGCCGTCCTGACGCTCAGGCGGCCGGGCTGGTCTCGGCCGCCTTTTCGTCGTTGTCAGGTGCACTGGCATAGGCCGCGGACAAGTCGCGATACTGCCGCGAATTGAGTGCCAGGATCGTCACGATCACGCCTACGACGCCGGCGATCGTAAAGACCAGCGCGATACCGCGCGCCGGCCCGGTGCCGAACCACCCACCAATCGCATCGGCGCCGGCCCCATCCGTCATGAACGGAATGACCACGAACTGCGTAAGCGGTCCGATGAGGAAGGCCGTCAGCGGCGATGCCGCCTGCTCGATTGACTGGGCAAAGCCGAAGACGCGGCCCTGCCGCTCCAGCGGCACCACCTTCTGCAGCGTCGTGTGCTCGGCCGCCTCGGCATAGGGGCCCAGCAGCATCCAGACGAAGCAACCGGCCGCCAGCAGCCAGAACGATGGCTGGATGGTGAAAACGCAGCAGACAGACCAGGTTATGAGGTTGACCAGCAACAGCGTCCGCAGCGGATTCTTGCCCAGTCCAGTGCGGGCGATGATGATGCCGCTGAGGATGAAGGCGGTGGACAGCACGCCGAAGGTCAGGCCCCAGACCTGTACCGACACCAGCGACAGCCCATAGGCATCGAGCAGCGCCATGAAGATGCCGCCCAGGAAATTGTTGAAGGTGGCAAAGAAGATCAGCGCGAAGAGGCCTGGAACGGCCGCGATAACCGCGATCGTGCCCTTGATATCGACATTCTTGGGCGCCTCTGGCTCGCCCGGCTCGGGAGCAACCCGCCCCTCATCGATGTGGACGATAAACAGGTGAGCGAACGCCGCCAGCGTCAAGACTATCGCCAGCAGCAGCGTCGCCAGCATGCCGCCCCAGGCGACCAGAAAGCCGCTGATAACCGATGTGGTCAAAAACCCAATGCCGCCGACCATGCCGACCAAACCATTGGCTTTGTCGCGACTGTCCTCGGGGATGAGGATGGTCACTAGCGTCGGCAGCGCGATGGCGCGGATATTGCCGGCGATGACGCCCAGCATGATCAGGAAAACGAAGGCCCATAGGTACGGACCATAGGGATTGGTAAAAGCGCCCTCGGGCTCGAGCAGCACCATGACGAGTGAGATCACATAGAATACCAGGGAGACCAGGCTCGATCCCTGCATGACCAGCTTCTTTGCATTGTGGTCGACTATGCTGCCGAACCAGAAGCCGAAGGCGGCGGTGAAAACAAGGTAGATGCCGGCGATCATGCCGGTCGCGAAGACCGACTGCGTCTCGATATAGACCCAGAAGGTCAGCGCAAACCAGACGGTGAAATTGGTGATGTTGGCGACGAGATTGTTGCCAAGGATCTGATGAAATGGGTTGCTCATTGCCGCACTCTTGCTTGCGCAAAGGCTGGAGACTAACCGCAAACCGGCCAATCCCCAACCCTCGGGGCCAATCCCCTAGGTCGAACAAGGACGCGTGCGGCTCGTCATATCCGACAACGCAGGAATTCCGGCGCGACGTCGTTCACGCTCCCTCAACCATAAAGGTGCAGGCTGTCTGCCAGCAACGAATGGAGACCGTGATGGAAGACCAGATCAGGCAGCGGGCCTACCAGCTTTGGGAAGCCGATGGCTGCCCCGAGGGACAGGATCAGGCCTATTGGTTCAAGGCCATGGCCGAAATCGCTTCTGCCGCCATCGCCACGATCAAACCGCCGCGCAAACGGACGGTAAAGCCGAAGGCGGCCAAGGCCGCCTGATCAGCCAAGCCCTAGCGTAATCTAGAGGTCGAGCATTCGCGGCCAATAGACGTCGCTGTCAAAATCGTCCGGGATTGGCGACAGGCGGGAAATTGCCTGGGCAGCAAACTCGACCTGCAGGGCATAGTGCTTGATATCGTCAGGCATTGGCCGACCGGTGATGAACTCGCGTGCGCGCCATTCCTGGAGCTTGATTGATCGAAGTCGGCGCCGGGCTTCAGCCTCGACATCTTCCACCAGCACCGCCACCGACACAGTCCGCGAAACCTGCCGCAACGGCTCGGTCCACTCCCTGCCACCCTCGATAACCGCGAAACGCACCTTGGTCCCCTGCAACCTGCGGCCGGCCATTCTGGCGCCGCCCTTCATCAGATTGTCACGTCACTCTTACCGAACCGGTAATGATCCGCCTTGGCAAGCGGCGGGGCCATGCTAGTTTCGCAGTCATGACCATCCTCTATGTCATGGCTGCACAAGCCGAATATGGCCCCTTCCTCCGCGCCCGCATCCAGCCGCTCATAACGGGTGTCGGCCCGGTCGAAGCGGCAGTGGCGGTGACGCGCGCTCTGGCGGAGGCGCGGCCCCTGCCCGATCTGGTCGTATCGCTGGGGTCGGCGGGCTCACGCACGCTCGAACAATGCGGGCTCTACCAGGCGACCTCTGTGAGCTATCGCGACATGGATGCTTCGGCGCTGGGCTTTCCAAAGGGGCAGACGCCGTTTCTCGATCTCGACCCCGTACAACCACTTCGACCGCTGCTGCCCGGCCTAGCCGGCGCCACGCTGTCTACTGGCGCCAACATCGTCTCGGGCCCAGCCTATGACGATATCGAGGCGGACATGGTCGACATGGAGACCTACGCAGTGCTCCGGGCCTGTCAGGCCTTCGGCGTTCCGCTGCTGGCGCTACGCGGCATTTCCGACGGGGCGGCCGAGCTTGGTCACGTCAGCGACTGGACGCAATATTTGCATATCATCGACGAGAAGCTCGCAGCTGCGGTCGATCTGGTTGAAGCGGAAGTGAAGGCCGGTCGGCTTTAGTGCTGCGCAGCATTGCGGTCGCGGCGAGCACGGCTCCAGGTCGCCCATTTGCGGCTGCCGCGCAGGATCGCCGTATTGACCGGCCCCTGCAGGAACACCAGGTCGAGCGCCAGCAGCAGCAGGCCGAGCGGCAGCATCCAGATGCCGAGGACCGGCAGGAAGCTGAAGACACCACCCAGAAGCAGCAGGAAACCAACCGGGATGCGCACCCAGCGCGCTTGCGGTCGGCGGATCCAGGCCAACCAGCCTGAGGCGAAATTGGGTACGCGACGCTCTAGTCGATCGAACTGGCGGTTCAGGCGGGCGCTGCTCTTGGCCATGGATGGTCCCCTCGGATCAGTCTGTCGGTGAAGTGCAGATGGGAACGCCGCCGTACCGGTCCAAGCCCCTCGGCGGTCACAATGCCGCGCAATCGGCCTTGAAATGTCCGTCCGACGTACCGATGCGGGAACCTGTGGGCGTAGCCTGAGTTAAGCAGACACACATCAATCGGAGCGTCATCATGGCAACGGCAGCAAAACGGGCAATCAAGCGAGCGGAAGACACTGGCGAGGACTTGGCCGATAGCCTTTCCCAGCAGATCGCCGCCCTGCGTAAAGAGATCGCCTCGATCGCCGACGCCGTCAGCGATTATAGCGGACACACTTTCGACGACGTGCAGCACAACGCCGTCGCACTTGCCAAGGAAGTCCGGCATCAGGGTGCCGTGGTTGCTCGGCAGGTCAGCCGTCAGGCTAATGTCGCAGGTAAGGCCGTGCAGGAAAATCCCGTGCCGGTCATCGTCACGCTGGCGACCATTGCACTGCTTTCAGCCCTTTTCTTCACGCGCGACTGACACTCCTGACCGGTTAGCGTTTTGCTAACCGTTCGGCTCAGACCTTCCTTAAGTCTGTTGGGTCATTTTCGGTTTCAATTGCACAATTGCAACAGACCGGAGATGACCCATGCGTTTTTCGACCAAAGCAGTGCTGCGTGCTGCTGCCGTTGTCGTGGCCGCGTCGAGCCTCGGCGGATGCAGCTTTCTCGGCATGAACCTGGGCATGGCGCAGCTCAGCGAAAAAGAATGCCTGATGCGCGCCATGTATTTTGAATCCAACCGCTCGAGCTCCGAAGGCATGCTCGCCGTCGGTACCGTGGTAATGAACCGGGTGCAGGACGCGCGCTATCCTAAGTCGGTTTGCGGCGTGGTCGGGCAGAAGAACCAGTTTGCCCAGGGCGTGTTGACGCGGAAGATGACCGATAGCGGCGCGGTGCTGGCTGCGCAGGTCGCCGACCAGGTCATGCGCGGCGCACGACATCCCGGCGTGCAGAATGCTCAGCATTTCCATACGGCCGGGCTGCGGTTTCCCTACAACAACATGTATTACGTGCTCGAAGCGGGCGGCAACGAGTTCTACGAGAAGCGCACCCCCGGCACGTTCTAGTTACTTCGCCTGAACCAATGCGCGGCTGAGGAAGAAGCCATGGCCGTCTTCGCGTGCACAAGTGAGACCCTTGGTCTCGGACAGGCACTGGAACGGTCCAAGTGTCACGATGTGATTGTACTCGAACTTCTGGTTGAGCGAGCAGCAGCTCGCATCGCCGACGTCGTCAAGCACATAGCCCTCTTCCTGACCACCCAGGATGGCGCGGACATAGTTGGGCTGGACGCGATCGCACTGGATTTCGGCAAGACCATCCCAGGTCTCGTAGACCGAGGTGCCACCGGCCGGCGTATAGACGCAGCCGATATTGCCCGACGGCATGGTGAATTCCACCTGGCCTTCGTCATTGCTGTACATGTTCTGGATTTCGTACGCCTTGGCCGGCAGCCCGAATACCACGATCAATGCTGCCATACCGGCGAAGATCGTTGAATTGCGGACAAAGGCACGGCGCTGACGATTGGTATAGAGCATGGCCATGACCCTCATTGGCGTTGCGATGATGAGGGTATGTCAGGACCGTACTGAACGGGCGCTGGGGCGCCCATTCAGATTTCGTTTAGAATTGGGTCAGAAGTCGCCGCCGATGTCGAAATCGCCGCCGCCATCGTCGTAGTCGCCACCAGTATCCTGTTCGTCAGAACCCTGGTCCTGGTTCGAATTGTGTTCCTGCGCGTGGGCACCACCGGTCAGCATGCCGGCAATGGCACTGCCGAGGAGCACGCCACCGGTTACGCCCAGTGCGGTCTGCGCCGCACCTGCGAGGAAACCGCCGCCCTGCCCGCGATTGTCGTCCTGCTGACCCCGATCCCATGGGCCACGCCGACTACGCGCTGGCTGGCGTTGCGGCTCGTCGTTGAACAGGCCACCGAGGAAACCGCCACGCGGCCGGCTCTGCGCCTCAAGCTGCTCAATCCGCTCCTGCGCCTGCCGCAGCGCCTCTTCCTGCATCAGGATGGTCTGGGCCATATAGTAGGGCGCCGGCGGGAAGTCGCGGAGCCGCTGCTGGATCAGCGCCTCGGCGTCGCGATCACGCGGCTGGCTGTTGCGGGCAACATCCTCGATGCGATCGAACAGGCCATCGATGGCTTGCTGGTCTTGCTGGTTGGGCATTGTCGGCTCCATGAGCGTTCAGTCTGCCAGATGAAATGGGTGGGCGCTCCGGACGTTGCAATGCCCAGCTTTCCGATTTAGCGACGAGCGCTCGTGCGCAGCACATAGCCGATGACGATAGCCACGGCCTCGTAGAGCTCGATGGGGATCGTGTCGTCGATCTCGATGCCAGCAAGGGCCTGGGCCAGGACCGGGTTGGCCTCGATGATGACGCCGTTCTCCTCCGCCAGCGCCACGATTTTCTCGGCGACGAGGCCGTGCCCTTTGGCGACGACGCGCGGGGCCTCGCGCGATCCCTTTTCATATTGCAGCGCCACCGCAAGCGCGCGTTCCTTGGGCTGATCGCTCATGTGCTAGCATCCACGAAATGGCCCGAAGGCGCGGGCGGCGGCGCGGGTGGTTCGCCGTGCCGCACGATCACCGCTCCCGGCTTGAGGCCGACGGCAGCCAGGGTGTCGCGCAGCGCAGCCGCATCTGCCTCCAAGGCCTCCGATGTGCCGCGCTCGGCGGCCCAGAGCATGACGCCAGTATTGCCGCCCCGCAGCGACACCTGGGCGCCCACCTCACCCATTCCAGGCAGATTGATAGCGAACCGCATCTGCCACCCGCGCTCGGCCGCAGCCTCGCTGCCATTATGCTCATCGCGATGGATCTGCATTTGCAGCAGCGTCTGATGCTGCCCCACCAGCACCGGCACGTCCATGCTCCAGTCGGCAGTCTTGGCCACTGGATCGGGCAGCGAGGCGCCCTGATGCAGCCGAACACGGGAAAGAGCTGCCTCGGTGCGCTCCAGCAGCTGCTTGCCCACCTCTTCCGGCGCGACGCGCGGATCGATCGGCGGCGCATCGGACAGCCTTGCCCGCGGGACATGCCCACGGATGGGCGGGGGTATCTGCGCAGCCGGCGTCAGCGGCGCCTGCTGGCCCAACCAAGTCGTCAAGGTCTGTCGCAGGGCCAGCAGCGAGGCCTTCATGTCGGCCTGTGGGGTCAGTAAAGGCGTGCCACCCTTCGCCAAGCTGGCCTCCTGGAAAATGCCGGAGCGCAGGACGGCCTTTTGCAGTGACGCGGCATCGAAGGTATCGCTATCGATGGGCACACGCCCCGCCAGGACCTGCTGGGCAACCCGCACCACCGGCTCCGGCAACACCAACTTGCCGGCG contains:
- a CDS encoding VOC family protein, with protein sequence MTVRLNPYLNFVSSAEAALTLYQSIFGGELTLSRFGENGMAQDPADADKIMHGQLETANGFTLMASDAPPGMPLSEGSSMSVSLSGDDEATLRGYWNGLVAGGQVTVPLEKAPWGDTFGMLTDKFGIAWLVNISGTPS
- a CDS encoding MFS transporter is translated as MSNPFHQILGNNLVANITNFTVWFALTFWVYIETQSVFATGMIAGIYLVFTAAFGFWFGSIVDHNAKKLVMQGSSLVSLVFYVISLVMVLLEPEGAFTNPYGPYLWAFVFLIMLGVIAGNIRAIALPTLVTILIPEDSRDKANGLVGMVGGIGFLTTSVISGFLVAWGGMLATLLLAIVLTLAAFAHLFIVHIDEGRVAPEPGEPEAPKNVDIKGTIAVIAAVPGLFALIFFATFNNFLGGIFMALLDAYGLSLVSVQVWGLTFGVLSTAFILSGIIIARTGLGKNPLRTLLLVNLITWSVCCVFTIQPSFWLLAAGCFVWMLLGPYAEAAEHTTLQKVVPLERQGRVFGFAQSIEQAASPLTAFLIGPLTQFVVIPFMTDGAGADAIGGWFGTGPARGIALVFTIAGVVGVIVTILALNSRQYRDLSAAYASAPDNDEKAAETSPAA
- a CDS encoding DUF2934 domain-containing protein, which translates into the protein MEDQIRQRAYQLWEADGCPEGQDQAYWFKAMAEIASAAIATIKPPRKRTVKPKAAKAA
- a CDS encoding 5'-methylthioadenosine/S-adenosylhomocysteine nucleosidase (Enables the cleavage of the glycosidic bond in both 5'-methylthioadenosine and S-adenosylhomocysteine), whose protein sequence is MTILYVMAAQAEYGPFLRARIQPLITGVGPVEAAVAVTRALAEARPLPDLVVSLGSAGSRTLEQCGLYQATSVSYRDMDASALGFPKGQTPFLDLDPVQPLRPLLPGLAGATLSTGANIVSGPAYDDIEADMVDMETYAVLRACQAFGVPLLALRGISDGAAELGHVSDWTQYLHIIDEKLAAAVDLVEAEVKAGRL
- a CDS encoding DUF2076 domain-containing protein; this translates as MPNQQDQQAIDGLFDRIEDVARNSQPRDRDAEALIQQRLRDFPPAPYYMAQTILMQEEALRQAQERIEQLEAQSRPRGGFLGGLFNDEPQRQPARSRRGPWDRGQQDDNRGQGGGFLAGAAQTALGVTGGVLLGSAIAGMLTGGAHAQEHNSNQDQGSDEQDTGGDYDDGGGDFDIGGDF
- a CDS encoding EscU/YscU/HrcU family type III secretion system export apparatus switch protein yields the protein MSDQPKERALAVALQYEKGSREAPRVVAKGHGLVAEKIVALAEENGVIIEANPVLAQALAGIEIDDTIPIELYEAVAIVIGYVLRTSARR